AACAGTGACAGAAGGAAACATAGAAATGCCACACTAAATATCTAGGGTTGTAGCCAACATTAATCATACTGAGAGTGggccctttgaaattaatggacccaagttaatCAGGTCCATTTGTTTCAATCTGTCTACTCTGAGCATTACTAATATTGGGCACAGCCTCTAGTTTGTACCCAATGAAGCTGCAGTAAGAAGATTTATTTAGTTGGAGAGGGTGGGTTATTTCTCAACTTACTGTAGCACAATCATAAAGGGCTCTTCTTCTGTTATGGATTCTtgatctgagattcctgcattccagggagttgaactatgattctatgattctaagattttcTTCAGTGATCTGCCATTGAAGATTTGTATCCTGAAATTAGATTACAAGAATCAAGCTGACCGATGAAAGACGTCtcacattcttttcttttcttctaacaGTCAAGAAGAAGGGAAAAACTATTCTTTGAAGCAGTTGTGGATCAAGAGTGTTAAAGAGGCGGACATCAATTTTTCATACATATGCAATTTTGTGGCAGCTGGTTACCCTGAAAAGCAAATAGTTACACTGCAGAGAGGTACTGTATGGTTTTCTTCTAATGCCCGTCACCCACAAAGAATATTAACTGGGGCCTGTTTGTGGACCAGATACAACGGAAGTGCAAAGCACTTATGCAAGGAAAATCAGAGCTTTCGTGTGGAAGCCTAAGAAGCAGTCCTCTGGATGGGGGCCTCAAATTGTTGATAGTACAACAATTAGTGCAATACTACAGTACTTAGTATTTCTGTCTCACTTGAGTGCTCCCTTCTTTTAGAATTAGTTTACCTTATTTGAAAGAAAGTGGGAAATAGCAACGGCAaaggtagctcagtcagtagctacctgagactcttaatctcagggttgtgggttcaagcaccATGCTGGGCCAAAAAATCCCTGCCTTGCAGTGGGTTGGCCtggatgacctttgtggtcccttccagctgttcaATTCTGTGATTATATGTTTCTGCCCGCGGCTGTTTCTCTTAGCTGACAAAATTAGTGATAGTTCCCCTAACTAGATCTAGCATCCTGGTGTTGGTGTAATCCGGGAAAAAGACTAGTGCCGGATCTCTCAGCACAGGTCAACGTTTGTAGTGGCAAATACATACAGGGCTGCTACTTTTTCTTGGCGATCTTGGTCTGAGATTGTAATagacatgctccccccccccccaagctggacATTTTGACTCATGAAGTCTTGCTGTGGAGACAGCTTGTCAGGAAgaattggtggggagggggggaagtgttAAGCACCCACCAGTTCTCTCTTTCAAACGCTCCTCCTCACAATCACATTATCTCAACAAACatgtggtttatttttttttttgggggggggagctttggtCGCCTCTTGGATGTTGACTGTAAATGAACAAGAACAAATGGATTTCATGGGGCTCAGTTTGTTAGAATTTGAGAGCAGAAGAAGCATGACCTCACGAATTGAGGATAGATAATATCATCATACtgtagtaatgataataataataataataataataataataataataataataataataataataataataatatactatttataccccggccatctggctgggtttccccagctactccaATTGGCTCCCAGCAgatcattaaaaacacaataaaagatcaaacataaaaaacttccctaaacagggcttagATCAtaggaagcaagaggcatgacaACATGCGCCATCCCTTTTTCTGCCTAAAAACATACTGGGCAAACACTTAATAGCAGAGTGTTCCGGCATCAGTATAGACCAGGGgcccccaatgtggtgccctgtagatgttgttgaactccagttcccatcagcctcagccaggggGAATATGGGAACTGTAGTGAAGCAACACTGTGGCTGGAGGGGTATGTTGGCTACCCTTGGGATAGACTTATTGCAGTTTTTCTTGAGAAGAGTATTTATTTGGAGGGCTCCGTCTCAATCGTGTGTTGCCTCCTTTTGTTTTCCAGAAACGAATCGAGACATACCCTTGCGGGTCTTTACCCCTGGAATTATCGCAGTGATCTTTCTTTCCCTTGTTTCTGTTCTTGCAGTCATTCTGTCTGTGATATTCAAAGTTGACCTTGTTTTATTGTACAGAGATGTCACAGGGAAGGATGAAACGATTGGAGGTAAAACATAGTAAGGTTTGATTTAGGGTGGGGTGGGTGAAGAGCTGTTTTGCCTGAGCAAAAATGAATTTTGTAGGTCTTGGTTGGGGAGGCAGACAGGGTTGTATTTGCTTTTTAAGcttttctgttgcagcattcccCGGTTGCTACGGGAAGGACCTTTCAGTTTATTAGGCTGCATGGAATGAAGGATAAGTGGCTACCTTCAAGAAATGCAGGAGGTGCACAATTACCGGTAGTTCCAGTAATTGCACAaggaatgtctttttaaaaatagacagAACACATAAATACTTCACAggtgaatttttttttccagatgGTAAAATATATGATGCATTTGTGTCTTACCTGAAAGACTCTATACCCATATGTGACGAAGAGAGAAAATTTGCACTGAACATTTTGCCCACAATATTAGAAAAACATTTTGGATACAAACTGTGTATCTTTGAACGGGATATCTCTCCTGGAGGAGGTAGGTGGATGTGTTGTTACTGTCTTATTGAGTAGTTTTTGACAATATGCAAaaattgtcaataataataataataataataataataataataataatatatttacatgctgcccaactgactgggttgctccagctactctgggcagcttccaacaaattaaaacatcaaacacagcaaacaacaaacattaaaaacttccctaaacagggctgccttcagatgtcttctaagttagataattgtttatttccttgacatctgatgggagggcgttccacagagcgggtgccactggttccctgtaacttcgcttctcgcaatgagggaaccatcagaaggcccttggagctggacctcagtgtctaggctgaacgatgaggatggagatgctccttcaggtatacagggccaaagccatttagggctttaaaggacagcacTAATAACCCCTTTTCATGGGTGTTAACCCtgattcttttttgaaaaattaaaatgcatatcAAAATGAGGGATGTTTTGTAGCAGAATTTAGCCATGCAAGGTGTACTTGAGCAGTTAGGAGCTATATTAGAAGAAATCTGTTAATCTATTTATAAGTCAAATCTAGTTGCTCATAATTTTTAGATTTGTAATGAACTCTGACTTGGATCCAACTGACTTCAGTATTTTCACAATTCAAACCAAGGTCaagttaatatatattttttctaccTTATGGGCTGCATGACTAAGCAGCCAAACTCATCTTTGTGTATGCCGAGTTGGTTGGAAACAAACAGATTGCGTCTACAAAGggataaaaacaaaaccatttgccCTGCACGGGTGTGGGATGACTTAATATTGTCCCCTTTACTCATGTTTTGCCAAGGGAACCAATCATTTTAGAAGTCTGGACCCGAACTATTTCTTGCTGGAAGAAATAGCCTTATCAGCTTGTATCTTTTCAACTATCTGCTATTGGGCTTTGATTCACATTACTTCCCCCATCGTCCTTGAGGTCCAGAGAGAACGTTGGACATATGAAACTGCCATATACTGAGCTGGACCACCCAGTATTATCAATTTTGACAGACAGGAGTCCCCTGCTACATTAGATCTGACAGATATATTAAGATTTTGGAGGAGAGAAATGCCTTTTCTTTCCGCTGCATTATTCTAAGGCGCTTTTCAGATTGAGGAAAAATGGACGCTTACCCCTTTTACCGGGTGGCTGGCCTTGGCCGCCTGGGCAGCTGGCTCAAACTCCTGCCCACTGCTTCAATTCATATTGACCAATGGGTGACCTCCTCTTGGAGGTGGGGGGCAGTGCCTCGCTGGCTGAAAGGGCATTACAAATGTTtgttattggggggaaatgtaatgtTTTGTCCTTCTGtaatggaagggggagggaagcctACCAGAGAAGGGCGAGTCCTTTGCCTTGTTACCCTTAAGGGTGACATAGATGTTTGTTTTGCTGATCGTTTATTCCTCTGTGCCAAACAAGAATCTGTGACCATAGTAGGTGACGGTTTTATCGTTTGGTTAACAAGTGGTGTTGATTTAAAGGAAGTGTGAGTTGCTTCTGATAATATCACAGACCAGGTATGAAGTTCTGCCGCTTACATGCCCACATGCCTTCCTGCCTTCGTAGAAGTCGTTTCCTCACAGTTTCTCAGAGACCTCAGAACATCACATTAGTGCAGTTCATCAAGGGCAAAAGAAAACAACTGGTGTCCTTTAAAGTATTCGCAACCTGCCATTTTCTTCTTTGACTCCAGGACTCTGTCCTGATGCTGAAAATAGACTTCTTAGTTGAAAATGGACTTCTGACTTTAAATTCTTAATTCTAAGCGtgggattgcggggggggggggggggggggaggctgagatTGCTTGGTTGTGAGTGaaaggcattctgcacatgcccagaatcACTCACTATTGCCGTTTACTGGAATTTTTGCTTAAGAATTCTTTGTCATGAACTCGCTGACTAATTGTGAGCTAGTCATTTATTATTGTGCCTCAGTGTTCTCCAGCTGTAAAATGTGATACTACTCATAGTTATATAGTTatattgttacacacacacacacacacacacacacacacacacacaatatatatatacataaactTTATTCTAAAATCAGAAATAATTCACTTTCAACTTTTCTATGCTGCTTTGTGGCAGAAGAGACAGCATTAGCACATTTCCACAGGCCTCTCATGTTTGTAATTTGTGTAATGTATTAATAGACCAATGCTATTTCAGATGTTTCCATTATAactgctccctcttctgcctgcAGCTGCTGTTGATGAAGTCCAGTCATATATTGACAGAAGTAGAAGATTAATCATCATACTGAGTAAGAACTACATCTCTGACAAAGTCATGTTTGAACTTGAGACCGGGCTTCACAAGGCCTTGGTTGAGAAGAACATTAAAGTGATACTAATAGAATATATGGCTATACGTGACTTTGATTTCTTGCCCAAGTCTTTGAAACTTCTTTCACCAAGCCACGTgctgaaatggaaagaagagaagtCACTCGCTTTAAATTCCAGGTTTTGGAAGAAGCTCCGCTATGCGATGCCTGCTAAGCCCTCCTCAATGAAGGAACCAACTATTTTGTGAGATGTACATTCCAGGACAGAGCATGACCAATTCAGCCACCTCTGATGGTCTTCACTCAGGTTTCATCTTAGTAAGGCTACTAGCTTTATATCAGAGTCTCTTTAGAACAAGATGTTGCTACAGGCTGTTGACTGTTTGCAATTAGAGTGACTATATTTGGGAAGTTTTGTGTCTCATATCCCCAAAACAAAATGTGTCAGAAAATATACCGTGTGATCTTTAAGTAGATGCAGCACTCTCTGGAAGCCAGCTCAACATAGGACTCAATAGAGAATATTTTGCCTCCTTATATGGACAGATGTCATTCATATGTTTGCTGCCTTCAGTGTTGCAGaccctgtcctgtggaactccttgccaagaGAGGATCAGCAGGAAACGCTCCTGCCTTCTTTTATACATCTCCTGAAATTGTAATATTCAGACAAGCCTTTGCAATGTGAAATTATTTTTACCAACCTGTATTtattgattattttaaaaaatggtgtttataatgatttttaaaaaaatcttatagtaattttatatgctgtatattgccttgctgtgttttttATGAAACTGCAGTCTATAGatatttccaaaaaataaatgtCTGCATCTGTGTGCACACACTCCAACTGTGGTGCTATTTTTACTTTCAAAAGACACGCTGGGTGGGAACAAGATATTTGTAGAAATATAATATATGTTGCCTTGGTTTGTTATCTCACTTTTAAAACCAGACGTTGCTGAATCTGATAAGGAGCTACAATAAACCACAGTGGATTAGCTATCTGTCTTCAGATTTATTgaataatgaaaagaaaatgtCAATAGTATTATACTTGGTTGCAATAATACCTTGGTGCTGTATCAAGTATGCAGAGAATGGCTAAACTTTCTACAATTATCTAGTACTGTACCAACTCTCCAGTCTGATTTTCAAGTAGCAAGGTGTCTGCTGACTGGGTTTACTCGCTAGGAGGTATTCCATTTTGCCATTTCAAGCCGCAAGCCTTTTTCACCTGCCCATTTTCCGCTCTCTGTACATATAcgtatgtcagggaactgccatcagagacaagaggagaggtaaggctccccaatgaggcaggggagggaactagcaaggagagagagagagcttccgctggggaagggaatcaaggtgacaccaggaagaaaggggaggctgagagtacttcggagggaaggctccgagactcttccagtgagatcagcggggagagcacaggacctccgcttggcacaCCCATGCTGCGCAgaaagcttccgcgcagagaatctaggaggagacttggagtcaaggaatttttatgttggaagaagtttaggaaacgcccactgacggattctgccagtgactgagacagtcgccttgtaagggctgtcaaaccagggaaaggtttgTACACcaacagcttggagcagtttggaatttacgcacaagcaaccccaattcccattacaacgTACTACAGCACTCCTGAAAAAAGCACAAGAGCAAAGAAGTTGAACGAGATGCAAGGTCGAAATACCAAAACAGAAAAGTTCCAGGACTCTGGTGCACAACAAGTGAATGTGCAAGCCCCGTTGGTAGGGTcaccatatcttgaagagcaaaaaaagaggacacattttctGACTCCTGTTTTTCACTATGGGTTGCTATGACATCTCTAATCTTA
The sequence above is a segment of the Podarcis muralis chromosome 4, rPodMur119.hap1.1, whole genome shotgun sequence genome. Coding sequences within it:
- the IL18R1 gene encoding interleukin-18 receptor 1 isoform X2; this encodes MDTVRLPSNGKHNPKKWSLIVLQRSRTSCFNANHVSSAIHGILGRTYHLKCNDTYHKANVAKITWYKDCRKLPQTKEEWSIDELTAGDSGNFTCVKSFVHAGKRYNATKTIGLTVKEGLEEITKPGLIGSESYTILTEIGKKEILNCTAFLGYSNNVVEDFLLYWAHQDDMIGRCEDNDLPCEMEYHYQEEGKNYSLKQLWIKSVKEADINFSYICNFVAAGYPEKQIVTLQRETNRDIPLRVFTPGIIAVIFLSLVSVLAVILSVIFKVDLVLLYRDVTGKDETIGDGKIYDAFVSYLKDSIPICDEERKFALNILPTILEKHFGYKLCIFERDISPGGAAVDEVQSYIDRSRRLIIILSKNYISDKVMFELETGLHKALVEKNIKVILIEYMAIRDFDFLPKSLKLLSPSHVLKWKEEKSLALNSRFWKKLRYAMPAKPSSMKEPTIL